The window ATGGTGCGATGCGCAGTGGTTCGGGGACCGAGTTTCATCGTCACCGCGGCTACCTGGCCGGGGATGATTTGCGGCGGGTGAATTGGGCACTCTTTGCGCGGCACAAGAAGCTCTACACGAAGGAAAGCCGGCTTGAGGCGCGGCGTCCGCTTTATCTTCTGATCGATGCCACCGGCTCGATGGGAACTTCGCATGGCCCGTGGACGAAGTATCACTACGCGGCCCGCGTGGCTGCGGGGATTTCCTGGCTGGCTGAGTGCCAGGGGGATTCCACGGCGCTTGGCTTGCTGAGGAATGGACTGGAAGGCGTCGTCGAGCGCGGCAGCGGCCAGCGGCACTTTGCAGGCGTTTGTGCGAACCTGGCGTCGACCAAGGCGGGTGGAGAAGGGAATTTCACGAAGGTTTCCGACGAGATCCCGATGTTTTGCAAGCAGCCGGGATTCGTGGTGATGGTGTCGGATTTCTTTGATCGCGAGAACGAGCTGTTAGGCGATCTGGCCGGATTGAAAGCGCGCGGTCATGACGTGATGGCGTTGCAGCTGTTAGACCCGGTCGAGGCCGAGTTGCCGGAGAAGGGAGATTATGAATTCATCGACCTTGAGTCCGGTTCGCGGCTGAAGACCAGTGTCGAGTCGCTGCGGGCGGAGCATAAGGCGACGGTGGAAGCATGGCGTCGCGGGCTGAAGACGAAGGCGCATGCGAATGGCATCCGCTGGGCGAGTGCGACGACGGCCGAGAGCATCGTGCCCTTGCTGCGGACGTGGTTGGATGGGCATGGGTTGTGAACATGATTCTTCGAATGTAGCGGCGCGTCTGCGACTGTCGCACTCTGGCGGCATGAGCCGCATCCCTGTGGACTCGAACGTCGTTTCATGAGGCAAGGGTGGAGGTGGCCGTTTCACATTGAAGGCCGGGAATCGGGAGTTCCACGATGCGGCTGGATGCCGCCAGTCGGCGAGGGTCATAGACGCGCCGCCAGATGGGAAAAGATGAACGTTTCTGAAATTCGGCGTTGACCGGGTGAGGCTGGATGCATATCTAGCCGCAGCTTCATTCCGCTCCGATGCGTCTCCACCGATCCAAACGCCAAAACCGCGAGGTCCTCGTTTCCGAGGTCTCCTCCCTTTGGTGCCGGGTCATCGGTTCCGCGATTACAGGTTTCGCAACGCTGTCGTATCAAGGAATGACCCTCGCCGATAATCCGGCACCCAACCGAAGCAGGATCAGGTCGCTAACGGCCTGAAAAGCCGCCTAAATCCTAGGATTTTCCGCCGCCCTGCTTCCACTGGAAGCGGGGCTTTTTGTTTCCCGACATTTCGTCCCCGACTTCAACCCCAACCTCTTTCCCGAATTGATCACCTCGACCACTTGTCCCGACTAGCCCGGTTCGCCTGAGCGAACCACTCCGTCCGTTTGCGACGGTTCTCTACCTTTCCGGTCCGGAAGCCGACTTTCAACCTGATGCCCGCGAGTTCGGGATTGGTTGAAAAGGCATATCTCGGTTCGTTGGAGAATTGTTGTCTTTTTCCGAGGATCGCCACTGCGGTCCGGGAGCGATGGAGGGCGTCACCGGCCAGCACCAATTCTTTTCCTGCGACCATGACCTTCCCCGATCTCCAACGAACGACCGTTCT is drawn from Luteolibacter sp. Y139 and contains these coding sequences:
- a CDS encoding DUF58 domain-containing protein, with translation MTATSVMDPEVFLAVDDLELVGRGLAESVWHGRHGAMRSGSGTEFHRHRGYLAGDDLRRVNWALFARHKKLYTKESRLEARRPLYLLIDATGSMGTSHGPWTKYHYAARVAAGISWLAECQGDSTALGLLRNGLEGVVERGSGQRHFAGVCANLASTKAGGEGNFTKVSDEIPMFCKQPGFVVMVSDFFDRENELLGDLAGLKARGHDVMALQLLDPVEAELPEKGDYEFIDLESGSRLKTSVESLRAEHKATVEAWRRGLKTKAHANGIRWASATTAESIVPLLRTWLDGHGL